One Aspergillus oryzae RIB40 DNA, chromosome 2 genomic window carries:
- a CDS encoding putative C2H2 finger domain protein (predicted protein), with product MQSQSPSTAAPNSQYTYPQPYGGAGSPYQQTASPVYQNFSPGGQSQFPPSAQYTPAGYSPQSFQGTPGQTGAAYGTPPPFPPQQPQQPTPQTNTPPHATAFAPRSGSLPAAPGLPQRPAVGAPQVNAYQLQQMHMGHPVPATGAPVTATNGEKPPGAEATPISSSIDDLISGAAKEADQAAASAAPPTEEKPTKKDKSKQSRLVYSDNETSPEEKMAKLPRYAIVPDRLGETALQEQVPAAVTGAERGPDTVFDATD from the coding sequence ATGCAGAGCCAATCACCGTCGACAGCCGCTCCAAACTCACAGTACACATATCCTCAACCGTATGGTGGTGCGGGCTCTCCCTATCAACAAACGGCAAGTCCGGTCTACCAGAATTTCTCACCTGGCGGACAATCGCAATTCCCTCCTAGTGCGCAGTATACTCCAGCGGGATATTCCCCGCAATCATTCCAGGGCACGCCCGGTCAGACCGGCGCAGCTTACGGAACACCACCGCCTTTCCCTCCACAACAGCCACAGCAaccaaccccccaaaccaacacACCTCCACATGCTACCGCATTCGCGCCACGATCTGGGAGCTTGCCAGCCGCTCCCGGTCTCCCTCAAAGGCCTGCCGTGGGTGCTCCACAGGTCAATGCCTATCAGCTACAGCAAATGCACATGGGCCATCCGGTTCCGGCCACCGGTGCACCTGTTACAGCTACCAACGGCGAGAAGCCCCCAGGAGCCGAAGCCACACCGATCTCATCGTCTATTGACGACCTCATCTCCGGTGCTGCCAAAGAAGCAGACCAAGCAGCCGCAAGCGCTGCCCCTCCCACAGAAGAGAAGCCCACCAAGAAGGACAAATCGAAGCAGTCAAGATTGGTGTATTCTGACAATGAGACCAGTCCGGAGGAAAAGATGGCGAAGTTGCCCAGGTACGCAATCGTTCCCGATCGTTTAGGGGAAACGGCGCTCCAAGAACAAGTTCCTGCGGCCGTAACGGGGGCCGAACGGGGCCCGGATACCGTATTCGACGCGACGGATTAG